In one window of uncultured Acetobacteroides sp. DNA:
- a CDS encoding protease inhibitor I42 family protein, with translation MVKAGESFKVELVANSSTGYAWRIAKKEGTCDVDSIGHSYKDDFVGIPSSGGREVYEFKTHTKGTAKVILYYARPWESENPAQVKEIVVEVE, from the coding sequence GTGGTAAAAGCAGGTGAGAGCTTCAAGGTGGAGCTCGTTGCCAATTCATCAACTGGGTATGCTTGGCGTATTGCCAAAAAAGAAGGAACGTGCGATGTCGATTCCATTGGGCATAGCTACAAGGACGACTTTGTTGGCATACCTTCGTCTGGAGGTCGCGAGGTGTACGAGTTTAAGACCCACACAAAGGGTACTGCCAAAGTAATTCTATACTACGCGCGTCCTTGGGAGAGCGAAAATCCTGCACAGGTAAAGGAGATTGTTGTAGAAGTTGAATAG
- a CDS encoding BamA/TamA family outer membrane protein, with product MKKLLSALMLVLPICGFAELDTTLTRKAEIVKKGWNLGPIPVIAFDSDLGFEYGAVLNFFNFGDGSSYPDYRHSIYTEASRYTKGSGQYRIIYDSKYVLPGIRLMADLQYLPTLAAEFYGFNGAESRYHKSWTDPDSRDYRSELFYKMNKDVLRAGVDLQGRFGSPKLGWLLGTSYQRYAVGPLRSSKLSAEPSTYGEWDVLYDRMVRWGVISEGESRGGDHLTLKGALIYDTRDNEPNPMRGIWADALVYYVSPSLAGGTSGHAKLALTLRKYVTLIPNDLSFAFRAMTQNVVAGRCPFYLLPQIVTVSPRRSAFEGLGGAYSLRGILRNRIMADGFALANAELRYKFWRMHLLRQNLYWAITAFTDAGMVTQKTSLDLSGVPQSEYDSYFRSTAQRPHFTFGMGGKLVMNQNFVISGDLGKAASSDDGSWGMYIGVNFLF from the coding sequence ATGAAGAAGCTGCTATCTGCCCTTATGCTTGTTTTGCCGATCTGTGGTTTTGCTGAACTTGACACCACGCTCACCCGCAAGGCCGAGATCGTGAAGAAGGGCTGGAACCTTGGCCCTATCCCCGTTATCGCCTTCGACTCCGACCTGGGGTTCGAGTACGGCGCGGTGCTCAACTTCTTCAACTTTGGCGACGGCAGCAGCTACCCCGACTACCGCCACTCGATCTACACCGAGGCTTCGCGTTACACCAAGGGGTCGGGGCAGTACCGCATCATCTACGACAGCAAGTACGTGCTGCCAGGTATTCGGCTGATGGCCGACCTGCAGTACCTGCCCACGCTGGCGGCCGAGTTCTACGGCTTTAACGGCGCCGAGAGCCGCTACCATAAGTCGTGGACCGATCCCGATAGCAGGGACTACCGCTCGGAGCTCTTCTACAAGATGAACAAGGACGTGCTGCGGGCAGGCGTCGACCTGCAGGGGCGCTTCGGCAGCCCGAAGCTGGGATGGTTGCTGGGCACCTCGTACCAGCGCTACGCGGTGGGGCCGCTCCGGAGCAGCAAGCTGAGCGCCGAGCCCAGCACCTACGGCGAGTGGGATGTGCTTTACGATAGGATGGTGCGCTGGGGCGTCATCAGCGAGGGCGAGAGCCGGGGGGGCGACCACCTCACCCTTAAGGGCGCCCTAATTTACGACACGCGCGACAACGAGCCCAACCCCATGCGCGGTATCTGGGCCGATGCGCTCGTCTACTACGTGTCGCCCAGCCTAGCGGGAGGCACCAGCGGCCACGCCAAGCTGGCGCTCACCCTGCGCAAGTACGTTACGCTTATCCCCAACGACCTCTCGTTTGCCTTTAGGGCGATGACCCAGAACGTGGTGGCCGGCCGATGCCCCTTCTACCTGCTGCCGCAGATTGTGACGGTATCGCCCCGCCGCTCGGCGTTCGAGGGGCTGGGGGGGGCCTACTCGTTGAGGGGAATCCTCCGAAACCGTATCATGGCCGATGGCTTTGCGCTGGCCAACGCCGAGCTGCGCTACAAGTTTTGGCGGATGCACTTGCTCCGCCAGAACCTCTACTGGGCCATCACCGCCTTTACCGATGCGGGGATGGTTACCCAGAAGACTTCGCTCGACCTCTCGGGCGTACCCCAGTCGGAGTACGACAGCTACTTCCGCAGCACCGCGCAGCGCCCGCACTTCACCTTCGGGATGGGCGGCAAGCTGGTGATGAACCAGAACTTCGTCATCTCGGGCGACCTGGGCAAGGCCGCCAGCAGCGACGATGGCTCGTGGGGCATGTACATCGGGGTGAATTTTTTGTTTTAG
- a CDS encoding M56 family metallopeptidase, with protein MIPFLLKSTLLMVLLLVVYQLFLGREKMHRFSRYYLLAALLFSLVAPFITFETEHMVIPTLPTIAVDRVVEATADAAPTVPVVVEQPNGLNWQMLLWGAYLTVSAVFLVRFVLNLTSIIRRVRVGDRKPLAEATLVLMDEPSSPFSFLRFIFVSIKDYQQGAIGPELLTHELTHVRQRHTLDVLLMELLQVVLWFNPLVYLYKHAIRTNHEYLADEHVVEHHQNVKHYQHLLLDTIFRNNTPNLVSNIGFSLTKKRLIMMTKRTSKGKILAVKLTVLPIVALAVFAFCVRYAEPVRAQMQNKSVKMEKIIVGKKTVEISSDTLEMIKRLVYERSNVKFRVKGGEWHKPAYEELPDFQKRMCLVGLTTLKVNAPTGAQLAEWSNTSKFGLWIDGKHQKDNSILKKYKPADFSHYWVSSLCKNAQHGLNKGKQFQLGLTTNAGYEKDCRQKEQKFQELLQQVRAQKRN; from the coding sequence ATGATACCATTCCTCCTAAAATCGACCTTGCTGATGGTGCTGCTGCTGGTCGTGTACCAGCTTTTCTTAGGGCGCGAAAAAATGCACCGCTTCAGCCGCTACTACCTTTTGGCAGCGCTGCTATTCTCGCTGGTAGCTCCCTTTATCACCTTTGAAACGGAGCATATGGTGATTCCAACGCTACCTACAATCGCTGTCGATCGGGTGGTGGAGGCAACGGCAGATGCTGCGCCTACTGTACCTGTGGTAGTCGAACAGCCTAACGGTCTGAACTGGCAGATGCTGCTTTGGGGGGCTTACCTTACCGTATCGGCAGTATTCCTTGTTCGCTTTGTGCTGAATCTTACCAGCATTATTCGTCGGGTAAGGGTGGGCGATCGGAAGCCGCTTGCCGAGGCAACGCTGGTGCTGATGGATGAGCCTAGCTCACCCTTTAGCTTTCTGCGCTTCATCTTCGTATCTATAAAGGACTACCAGCAGGGTGCCATTGGTCCGGAGCTGCTCACGCACGAACTTACCCACGTTAGGCAGCGCCACACGCTGGATGTACTGCTGATGGAGCTGCTGCAGGTGGTGCTTTGGTTTAATCCGCTGGTGTACCTCTACAAGCATGCTATCCGAACCAACCACGAGTATCTAGCCGATGAGCACGTAGTAGAGCATCATCAAAATGTAAAACACTACCAGCACCTGTTGCTGGACACGATATTCCGGAACAATACCCCAAACTTGGTAAGCAATATTGGCTTTTCACTTACTAAAAAACGATTGATTATGATGACTAAAAGAACATCTAAAGGAAAGATTTTGGCAGTTAAGCTGACTGTCCTACCTATTGTAGCATTGGCCGTCTTTGCTTTCTGCGTTCGCTATGCCGAACCGGTAAGGGCTCAGATGCAGAATAAGAGTGTAAAAATGGAGAAGATTATAGTCGGTAAGAAGACTGTAGAAATTTCTAGTGATACGCTGGAGATGATAAAGCGATTGGTATATGAGCGTAGCAATGTCAAGTTCCGAGTTAAAGGTGGAGAGTGGCATAAGCCCGCATATGAGGAATTACCCGATTTTCAGAAGAGGATGTGCCTTGTTGGTTTAACAACCTTGAAGGTGAACGCTCCAACTGGAGCTCAACTGGCCGAGTGGAGTAATACCTCCAAATTTGGACTTTGGATAGATGGAAAGCACCAAAAGGATAATAGCATTCTGAAAAAGTATAAACCAGCTGACTTTAGCCATTACTGGGTATCTAGCCTATGCAAGAATGCGCAACATGGACTTAATAAAGGCAAGCAGTTTCAGCTCGGTTTAACTACGAATGCGGGCTACGAAAAGGATTGCCGCCAAAAGGAGCAAAAGTTTCAGGAGTTGCTGCAGCAAGTTAGAGCACAAAAAAGAAACTAG
- a CDS encoding M56 family metallopeptidase → MMIPFLLKSTLLMVLLLGVYLLFLGREKMHRFSRYYLLAALLFSLVAPFITFETEQTVIPMLPTIAVDRVVEATVDPALNVPATVPVVVDQPTGLDWQMLLWGAYLTVSAVFLVRFVLNLTSIIRRARVGDRKPFAEATLVLMDEPSSPFSFLRYIFVSAKDYQQGAIGPELLTHELTHVRQRHTLDVLLVELLQVVLWFNPLVYLYKRAIRTNHEFLADEHVIEHHQNVKHYQHLLLDTIFRKNTPSLVSNIGFSLTKKRLIMMTKKTSKRKLLALKLAVVPLVALAVFVFCVRNSEPVLAQNKKVTEVNLPKDATHANQKDGSAMRLKVSDLRYKNGRIIAVNELDGKEHILVYKDLPPSSQQGFRKLLTPMKKVVPTATQLTRWCNTAKYNLWIDGKQQAENSILKRYKPSDFCIEWKMCYYRNADIGKYRYKQFEVHLMTNAFYEKDCREKEHNLKELLK, encoded by the coding sequence ATGATGATCCCTTTTCTCCTAAAATCGACCTTGCTGATGGTACTGCTGCTGGGCGTGTACCTGCTTTTCTTAGGGCGCGAAAAGATGCACCGCTTCAGCCGCTACTACCTTTTGGCAGCGCTGCTATTCTCGCTGGTGGCTCCCTTTATCACCTTCGAAACGGAGCAGACGGTAATTCCAATGCTACCTACAATCGCTGTCGATCGGGTGGTGGAGGCAACGGTTGATCCTGCGCTTAATGTACCTGCTACGGTGCCTGTGGTGGTCGACCAGCCCACTGGTTTAGACTGGCAGATGCTGCTTTGGGGGGCTTATCTTACCGTATCGGCAGTATTCCTTGTTCGCTTTGTGCTGAATCTTACCAGCATTATTCGTAGGGCAAGGGTGGGCGATCGGAAGCCTTTTGCCGAGGCAACGCTGGTGCTGATGGATGAGCCTAGCTCTCCCTTTAGCTTTCTGCGCTACATCTTCGTATCCGCAAAGGACTACCAGCAGGGAGCCATTGGTCCCGAGCTGCTCACGCACGAGCTAACCCACGTTAGGCAGCGCCACACGCTTGATGTGCTGCTGGTGGAGCTGCTGCAGGTGGTGCTATGGTTTAACCCGCTGGTGTACCTCTACAAGCGGGCTATCCGAACCAACCACGAGTTTCTAGCCGACGAGCACGTAATCGAACATCATCAAAATGTAAAACACTACCAGCACTTGCTGCTGGACACGATATTCCGGAAGAATACCCCAAGCTTGGTAAGTAACATTGGTTTTTCACTTACAAAAAAACGACTTATTATGATGACTAAGAAAACATCAAAAAGGAAGCTGCTAGCGCTTAAGCTGGCAGTTGTGCCCCTGGTGGCATTGGCAGTATTTGTATTCTGTGTTCGCAACTCCGAACCTGTATTGGCTCAGAATAAAAAGGTAACGGAGGTTAACTTGCCTAAGGATGCTACTCATGCGAACCAAAAGGATGGTTCAGCGATGAGGTTAAAAGTGAGTGATCTGAGGTACAAAAATGGGCGAATTATCGCAGTTAATGAATTGGATGGTAAAGAACACATTCTTGTATACAAAGATTTACCTCCATCATCTCAGCAGGGGTTTAGGAAACTGTTAACGCCTATGAAAAAGGTCGTGCCAACCGCGACCCAACTTACCAGGTGGTGCAACACTGCAAAGTACAATCTGTGGATAGATGGGAAGCAGCAAGCCGAAAACAGTATCCTGAAGAGGTATAAGCCCTCTGACTTCTGCATTGAGTGGAAGATGTGCTATTATCGTAACGCCGATATTGGGAAGTATAGGTACAAGCAGTTCGAGGTACATCTGATGACCAATGCCTTCTACGAAAAAGACTGTAGAGAGAAGGAGCATAACCTAAAAGAACTCCTAAAGTAA
- the ispE gene encoding 4-(cytidine 5'-diphospho)-2-C-methyl-D-erythritol kinase, whose amino-acid sequence MVVFPNAKINLGLYVVEKRTDGFHNLETIFYPVPWRDALEAVPATGSETTLTTTGLAVDAPSEKNLVMRAYRLLAEEYHLPKLNIYLHKAIPFGAGLGGGSADAAFMLTMLNQLFGLGIPEGKLAEYAATLGSDCAFFVYNRPMMASGRGEVLSPIEVDLSGYTIVLVKPPFGISTPEAFSGITPKQPQIALSEAIKQPVERWKDVLFNDFEPHLFCNHPQLAAIKQQLYDNGATYAAMSGSGSTIFGIFKDNVEVVVKNCTVFTAML is encoded by the coding sequence ATGGTTGTATTCCCCAATGCCAAGATCAACCTTGGCCTTTACGTAGTAGAGAAGCGCACCGATGGCTTTCACAATCTCGAGACCATCTTTTATCCGGTTCCCTGGAGGGATGCCCTCGAGGCCGTTCCTGCCACGGGCAGCGAAACCACGCTCACTACAACCGGACTAGCCGTTGATGCTCCCTCCGAGAAGAATCTGGTGATGCGCGCCTACCGCCTGCTGGCCGAGGAATACCACCTTCCGAAGCTGAATATCTACCTGCACAAGGCTATTCCGTTCGGTGCAGGACTCGGCGGAGGCTCTGCCGATGCCGCCTTTATGCTGACGATGCTCAACCAGCTCTTCGGCCTTGGCATACCAGAGGGTAAGCTGGCCGAGTACGCCGCTACGCTGGGCAGCGACTGCGCCTTTTTCGTATACAACCGCCCGATGATGGCCAGCGGCCGCGGCGAGGTGCTCTCGCCCATCGAGGTAGATTTATCAGGATATACCATCGTGCTGGTAAAGCCGCCGTTTGGCATCAGCACCCCCGAGGCATTCTCGGGCATCACCCCCAAGCAGCCCCAGATTGCGCTAAGCGAGGCCATCAAGCAACCTGTAGAGCGCTGGAAGGATGTCCTTTTTAACGACTTTGAGCCGCACCTGTTCTGTAACCATCCGCAGCTGGCAGCCATCAAGCAGCAACTCTATGACAACGGTGCCACCTATGCTGCCATGTCTGGCAGCGGGTCTACCATATTCGGCATCTTTAAAGACAACGTGGAGGTAGTGGTGAAGAATTGCACCGTGTTTACGGCGATGCTATAA
- a CDS encoding BlaI/MecI/CopY family transcriptional regulator, translating into MKLTKSEEQLMNIIWEKETAFMKDILEAAPEPKPAATTVATLLKRMVDKGFVGFNTYGNSREYYPLVKKSDYFSKHIKGLIKSYFNNSASQFASFFTAEANLSKDELEDLKRIVDEQLKDKK; encoded by the coding sequence ATGAAGTTAACTAAAAGCGAAGAACAGCTGATGAACATTATCTGGGAGAAGGAGACTGCATTTATGAAGGATATTCTAGAGGCTGCTCCAGAACCTAAACCTGCTGCAACAACAGTTGCTACGCTGCTAAAGCGAATGGTCGATAAAGGTTTTGTCGGTTTTAATACCTACGGCAATTCGCGCGAGTACTACCCGCTGGTTAAGAAATCGGATTACTTCTCGAAGCACATAAAAGGACTTATCAAAAGCTACTTTAATAACTCGGCTTCGCAGTTTGCCTCCTTCTTTACCGCCGAAGCGAACCTTAGCAAGGACGAGCTCGAGGATCTAAAGAGAATTGTAGACGAACAGCTAAAGGATAAGAAGTAA
- a CDS encoding ATP-binding protein, with protein MKAAEQRLTEKALKKVSAKVIQYIYQTELLADGDHILVGLSGGKDSYLLLELMAECVRRLPFSIKVSAAHVALDNVGYRIDTGYMAELCARLSIPFYLLKDEVDLDNEKKKGMCFVCAWTRRKLIFNLTREIAANKLAFGHHMDDAVQTLLMNQIWHGTISAMPCSLAMLDERIRLIRPMLCLVEEDVTAYTALRDYPASLATCPHDSNTKRQEIRNVLSQIKSMNRAAIRNLFRSMENIFPEYLPQSGKPLKKRNSENLMERQGKE; from the coding sequence ATGAAAGCAGCGGAGCAGCGCCTTACGGAGAAGGCGCTTAAGAAGGTGAGCGCAAAGGTTATCCAGTACATCTACCAGACGGAACTGCTGGCCGATGGCGACCACATCCTGGTGGGCCTCTCGGGCGGCAAGGACTCGTACCTGCTGCTGGAGCTCATGGCCGAGTGCGTCCGCCGCCTACCCTTCTCCATCAAGGTAAGCGCAGCCCACGTGGCGCTCGATAACGTGGGCTACCGCATAGACACCGGCTACATGGCCGAGCTCTGCGCCAGACTCAGCATCCCCTTTTATCTTTTAAAGGATGAAGTCGATCTGGATAACGAGAAGAAGAAGGGCATGTGCTTCGTGTGCGCCTGGACGCGCCGCAAGCTGATCTTCAACCTCACCCGCGAGATTGCCGCCAACAAGCTGGCCTTTGGGCACCACATGGACGACGCCGTACAAACCCTGCTGATGAATCAGATCTGGCACGGCACCATCAGCGCCATGCCCTGCTCGCTGGCGATGCTCGACGAGCGCATCCGCCTCATTCGCCCCATGCTCTGCCTGGTCGAGGAGGACGTAACGGCCTACACCGCGCTGCGCGACTACCCCGCGTCGCTGGCCACCTGCCCGCACGACAGCAACACCAAGCGCCAGGAAATCCGCAACGTGCTCTCCCAGATCAAGTCGATGAACCGGGCGGCCATCAGGAACCTCTTCCGCTCCATGGAGAACATCTTCCCCGAGTACCTGCCCCAGTCGGGCAAGCCGCTCAAGAAAAGGAATAGCGAAAATTTGATGGAAAGGCAAGGGAAAGAGTAG
- a CDS encoding NAD(P)-binding domain-containing protein, which yields MEIAIVGLGNVGGALARAFARVGYKVYAGVRDEKEADRAAMENYHKNVSIHQMEEVGAMASTIFFCVVPPAISEVCRRVGNLEDKLIVDTMNCLHSHPEGYSDTFEALSAFYPQCSVVKAFNTTGYENILHPSFGSMAIDTFMAGDDIHAKHLVHRMATDLGFAECYDFGGANTVHLLEELARIWVNLALFQGHGRNIAFKILKREPY from the coding sequence ATGGAGATCGCAATTGTAGGATTAGGAAATGTAGGAGGGGCACTAGCACGCGCCTTTGCCCGAGTTGGCTACAAGGTTTATGCAGGCGTTAGGGATGAGAAGGAGGCCGATCGGGCTGCAATGGAAAATTACCATAAGAACGTTTCGATACACCAGATGGAGGAGGTGGGGGCTATGGCCAGCACTATCTTCTTCTGCGTCGTTCCGCCAGCCATTTCCGAAGTTTGTAGGAGAGTCGGTAATCTTGAGGATAAGCTTATAGTAGACACGATGAACTGCCTCCACTCGCATCCCGAGGGGTATAGCGATACCTTCGAAGCGCTGTCCGCCTTCTACCCTCAATGCAGCGTGGTAAAGGCCTTCAACACCACGGGGTACGAGAATATCCTCCACCCAAGCTTTGGCAGCATGGCCATCGACACCTTTATGGCGGGAGATGATATCCATGCCAAGCACCTAGTGCATCGGATGGCTACCGACCTAGGGTTTGCCGAATGCTACGACTTTGGTGGTGCCAACACGGTTCACCTGCTCGAGGAGCTAGCAAGGATATGGGTAAACCTGGCGTTGTTTCAGGGGCACGGCCGGAATATTGCCTTTAAGATATTGAAGCGAGAGCCCTACTAG